The following proteins are co-located in the Sporosarcina pasteurii genome:
- a CDS encoding Zn-dependent hydrolase encodes MLQIQLPRLLAALDSYAEYGRDERGGITRPSFSPADLEVRRRFIKELQDLGLDITIDGIANIWGKLKGNGKKKGSIVIGSHLDTVPNGGKYDGALGTLVAKEIIRTVIENNITFDHDLEIVSFTAEESNDFGLSTLGSRAFVGKLTEDELRMATDSTGLLLSDALQKVNGDIERIHEMASMHEEKRIFVEMHIEQGKRLESNDKSVAIINSLVGVYRSKVTVIGEANHSGTTMMSHRHDALTAVSEMILAVEQICGEDETDLVGTVGKLEVLPNAVNIVPGQVEFVLEIRGECQERMDQVVDKIETKWNEVTQRRKVQISQSILQQQKPTMLDEEIVSILQNSAERISVPYMTLPSMAVHDAAHMSLISKSAMIFVKSIDGKSHCPEEYSTPEDIKIASDVMLNGILAIDQQMD; translated from the coding sequence ATGTTGCAGATTCAGTTGCCGCGATTACTTGCCGCTCTTGATAGCTATGCGGAATATGGTCGTGATGAACGTGGGGGGATTACACGACCGAGTTTCTCACCGGCGGATTTGGAAGTTCGGAGACGCTTCATTAAAGAGTTACAAGATCTAGGTTTAGACATAACAATTGATGGCATTGCGAATATATGGGGGAAGCTAAAAGGCAATGGAAAGAAAAAAGGGAGTATAGTCATCGGATCCCATTTGGACACAGTTCCAAACGGGGGGAAATATGATGGGGCCCTAGGGACACTTGTTGCAAAAGAGATTATTCGAACCGTAATCGAAAACAATATTACCTTTGATCACGACTTGGAAATCGTCTCTTTCACTGCAGAAGAGTCAAATGACTTTGGTTTGTCCACGCTAGGAAGCCGTGCTTTTGTTGGTAAACTGACGGAAGATGAACTACGAATGGCCACTGACTCCACAGGTCTTCTATTAAGTGATGCTTTGCAGAAAGTAAATGGAGATATCGAACGGATACATGAAATGGCGTCGATGCATGAAGAGAAGAGAATCTTTGTGGAGATGCATATAGAACAAGGAAAGCGCTTAGAGTCAAATGATAAATCAGTGGCGATTATTAACAGTCTAGTTGGCGTATACAGAAGTAAGGTAACGGTAATTGGTGAAGCAAACCATTCGGGAACGACGATGATGTCACATCGCCACGATGCACTCACTGCTGTTAGTGAGATGATTCTTGCAGTGGAACAAATTTGCGGGGAAGATGAAACGGATTTGGTTGGTACGGTAGGGAAATTGGAAGTATTGCCGAATGCCGTAAATATCGTTCCCGGGCAAGTAGAGTTCGTGCTGGAGATTAGGGGAGAATGCCAAGAGCGTATGGACCAAGTAGTAGACAAGATTGAAACGAAGTGGAATGAAGTGACGCAACGTCGTAAAGTGCAAATAAGTCAATCCATTTTACAGCAACAAAAACCTACTATGTTGGATGAAGAAATTGTCTCCATTTTACAAAATTCCGCAGAACGAATATCTGTTCCTTATATGACGTTGCCGAGCATGGCAGTACATGATGCTGCTCATATGTCCCTTATTTCAAAATCTGCGATGATTTTTGTAAAAAGTATCGATGGCAAGAGTCATTGTCCCGAAGAATACAGTACACCTGAAGATATTAAAATTGCGAGTGATGTCATGTTGAATGGTATTCTTGCAATTGATCAGCAGATGGATTAA